The Glycine max cultivar Williams 82 chromosome 3, Glycine_max_v4.0, whole genome shotgun sequence sequence ACTACTCTGGATCCTTTACCTCCTCTCCAGTCTGATAATCATCCCGTAGTCGAACCTCTCTCTATCCTGGACTGGAAATGGGATACTAATTACACTCCCCCTGTTCAAAAAGTCTTGGTGCAGTGGACAGGTTTGGCTCCGGAGGACACTACATGGGAAGATTGGGATTCTATTTGCACCTCCTACAACCTTGGGGACAAGGTTGTTCTGCCAGAGGAGGGTATTGGTAGCAAAAACAACCCAACAAGCAGCAGACCCACAAGAGCACACAGGAAACCAACATACCTGCTGGACTATGAGTGACTGCATCCCTCGGGGAGACCTTGCCCGACAaacattatcttttttatccttCTGTTAGTTGTGCTTGTGCCAGCTGTCATTTTCTGTTATCAGCATCTTTTCTGTTAGAAGGCCATGAGTGCCAAATCATCCATACAGAACACTATAAATATACCATTCTAATATGAATAAAGGGCAAGGAAAATATACTTAGCTTAATTCGTAGTCTCTTGGCAGCTTAGTTGTTTCCCCTATCAACTTGCATTTCTAATTGTTTTTGATAGCTTAAATTAACTGGGTGGGTTCTGGGATATGGGACTTAGATTTGTTCAGTGAGGTACCTAGGGTCAGGATGCTAAAGCAGCTTTAGGTTTTGAATTTCAGGCCTTAGTGTTCACAAGTGTTCTGGGATTTCTGAGCAAGTTTAGTAGGATCGAGATAGCTGAGGGTGCTGGTAAATAGACAGAAACTAGAGTGATGGTGTATGCATctatgatatattaattttgaccTTCGTTTTGGTTGTGTGTAGAAAGATCACTGAAGAAacttgtatgggttggataagtattatgttcttgttttgtttccttgttcTAAGTGGCAGTATCATCTTAGTGTTAGATtattataagaaagaaaaatgacagGTTTTTTTCTTCCGCCAAGGTTGAAAGAATGAGCTTGTATCAAGATGGGCAGAAGATTGTTTTGGTACAGAAAGGCTTGTTAGGCCATGTAAGGAGCTTTGACATTATGGGTAATCAGGTTCTGTTTTGGGAAAATTGTGCTCTCTAAAATGTAGAATATCTTGGGTTGAGTAGGCTTTTAGAGGAGGTTAGAGTTAGAGATTTCTAAGTTTGTGACTTAATCTTGTATTTTGTTGcaacttattttacattttggGGGTCCATTTTGTTTGCTAAAATCTATGTCTGCTATTGTTTGTAATATTTACTCTCTGTGGTTCATTGGGTTCTTGTGTCTTGTAGATGATTTGGATCCTCTAATGTATGCTGTAGTTgcttatatatttgattttgattcttgcaGCTGCAAATGGAGTTGTCATTGCTACCGAGAAGAAATTGCCATCTATATTGGTTGATGAAACATCAGTGAGTTTATTTTCTGCTATTAGCTCcctttttattcattattcacgtaaaaaaattgtaaaattgtcCTATCCAAATATCCAATATAGCAAAATCCTTGGTGACCCTACTGGTGGTTTGTACATGGTTTTAACTACTTCAATCACTCTATTTGTAcacttaaaataatatataaatgcaCACATATTCATTTCTATATCTTTGATTAGATATATCTGTGTACaatattgttttcaaatttatgCTGATTGATTAACTACTTCTATTggatatttaatgattttagtACCTTACGACAATCTGATGCACGCTTCATATGCAGCAATCCATTTTGTTAATACTGCCTTGTCTTCCTATTACTATAGTATAGcattgtttaatttgttttgctttactttgaaaaatatttgctAAGTGGAATGATCCCCCTGTTATATTTAGATAGTTAAGGATGCTTCAAAGTCTGGCCattgataaaataatcttaTGTAGTTTTTTCAAGCAGATTGTCAAtatgcttttaaatttttttgaagtcaTTTAATTCATGATGCTTTCAGTATATTTATTCTTTGTTATATTTGATTGTAGGTCCAGAAAATTCAGTTATTAACACCAAATATAGGTGTCGTATAtaggtttgtttctttttacatatttaaataattttaagttaaatatattttataacatcaTTAATTCATTGTATCCTGATAGTGATTATGCATAATGGTAGTGGATGGCTTAGCTTTGAATGTGTTCTTAAACATGAGATACCACTTGGTTACCTAGGCATATCAACAACTGAGGTGGGAGGGATTAGGGACGTGGCACAACTATTTTGGGGAAACATTTGTCATAAACAAGTATGAAATAGAAATTGACATGTCACACTTAAAACTGATTAAAGACTTACTGgatggaaaatatttatttcagtcaaaatataagaaaaagtgTTGTCAATGATAAACAGCTAACTATTGCCTGAATACTGTAAACAGACAGAAGTATACTTAAAACATACTTGCATGCGCCAGACTGTTAATCTGCATTGTTTTTAGATATAAATAAATCATGGCTGACTGCTTTGGGATTTCAATAGATTCCCTAATGAAAAAGATTTACTGGATTCAACCAGCAAGAGACTTGACTATTGGCCATTAAATTAGtaatataaaagaaagaaaataattcacTTTCTGTTCTTTTTGCACTTTGTAAGAGATACACTGTTGAAATAACTTATTTTCTGATGTTTAATTTGAAACTTCATAATCAGGCTTAGTCTACCTTTTTCCAtttctgtttagtttttggtAAATAGAAATAGTTATCTATCCTTAACTTGTCTTGCAAATATCTTATTTACTTGACCTAAATATAGTCTTTGTTGTTTCAGTGGCATGGGTCCCGATTTTCGAGTTTTGGTTCGAAAAAGCAGGAAACAAGCTGAGCAGTATCATCGGTTATATAAAGTATGGTATACCAAATTCTATTCCAACACAAACCCGAAAAAATGGACAAATTGCTTTTCTTAGGAACACATATTCGTTACCACAAAAAGGATAATGGTAACCCCACCATTAACTACttcaatttaatagtaataaaaatacattttttcttaCTTCCGAGTTCCTGTTCTGCTTAGACTTAGTTAAGATGATTCATCTAATAACGTCAGCTTCACTTTGGAACTTGGTATTGTAAtggattatataattatatagtaTTGTATATTGTTGATCTCAATGATTGTTACTAGGTGAGAAATCTGTATGtggttttcattattttatatgcAATGCATGTTTTTTTTGACTGAAAGAGTCATGgagtgtttattttttgtacAACTCTGTAACAAAACAGATTGATGGGCTTAATTTATATAATGGTCCTTCTTGTATTGAGTATCTTTCATTCTTTGTATAATTTGAGAAGGGAGGTAGTTatcataaaatgatattttttgaggaaaaataaagtataaaattcTATATATGATTAAGATGGACAAACTACCAAAGTCAATGGTATGTCCAAGCTAGATATGATGAAAGGATGTCTAGGATGAGAACGGGGTTAACATTCTATAATTGTACTGATTATTTGTATTAATCTATTACAGTAGGATTCATCAAAAGTACCCACTAATACATAACTAAGATAGGCAAACTACTACAGTCAGTGTTACATTCAATCTCTATTGAGCACAAATTTTGtacttagtttttttaatacccATTCTTCTTAGATTTTATATAGACTAGCAAAGGAATCAGTGCCTATAGAAACTCCTTTTGCTTAATAGTTAATTATTGAGGAGCACTAGAGAATCACTtcagctttttatttttatttttaattagtttatttatttatgctcAAGTCTATTATATTCTTCCAGAAAGTCAGATTTTGTTGCTTATTTGAAGGGATAAAGGAAATACTTTGAAAGTTACAAGTAGTTGCATATTCAACATCTTTGATAAAGGCTGTTAAAGTGCTATTTACGCTGACAAGGATTTAATGGGGTCAAATAGAAGGATCTCATTATATCTTTCTTAAATTGAGTCTTACAACTCATGCTGTACACAATTGTTTTTATGAGAGAATAGTTACAATTATGTATCATATATTTTCTATTGCCACGAATTATTAATGGCACATTTACTTTTTTCATCAGTGAATTTCGTAATTCTTTTTTGTAGGATGTACTGCCTATTAATGTTGATTGTCATATATTGATTAGATTTTCCCTAGaacatttgtttttctttttctcgagAGTTTTGAGTACTTCTTAGTCATTAATGAAGTTTGttgtaattaaaagtataaGAATTATGCACTACTTATAATCTTTTATGAATTTACTCATgctcttctttttcttgatctttctGTTTGCTTTTGGTATTCTATGTTGGATCATTTGTGATGTGGTTATATCTGATAagtgataatataatttaaaatttgcagGAACCAATTCCTGTCAATCAACTTGTTAGGGAAGTTGCTGCCGTAATGCAGGAATTTACTCAGTCTGGGTAATTATTTCTTTGTAAACTGATCTCTTTTTGAGATATGTCTTGGCCACTGAAATGTACCCTGTCAATACAGAAGCTTATTTCATGCATATACATCAACCCCCCTcccaataaaaagaaagaaaataaataccccaagaaaaaggaaagtggGGATGAAAATACTCAAGGGTATAATTCAGGTATAGTCTTTGGCAATTGGATCCTTAAATCTGAGTGAGTTCTAgctctgttttttgttttttcttccttgTCATCCTCTCACCAGAATTTTGTTGCTACTGATTTCATAACTTTTTTGacagactattttttttttttataataaactaagtttttttaaattctcCATTCCAATGAACATGATTCAGATGGCTTTGATTGTTGAGGGGGATCACTTGTTGTAATTAAATGCCAAGGGAATGATTTTCCAAAGTCACAATCATCATTAGCTTTTGGAACATGAATACAATTTCTGGAAATTGGAAGCTTGGAATAAGTATAAACCTAGGTGCCTAGATCGGCCTTATCTTTCTGAAAAGAACCAGCATGAATTAATATTGATTGAAGTGTTACTTTAATTGTTTCCTTTTACTCTGGAGGTATATGCTAGATAAATTGGTCATATTGTCATCCATATAGACATTCCATGTCAAAATTAGACAGATCTTTGTAGTAGATAAATCCTTAATAAGCATCTCACTAAATGCATTGAACTTGGTTTGATCTTTGGGATTATTTTTGTATACACCCAACTATGTTTACTTTCCATTGTTACCCTTTATCATTTTTTGAATTCTGACATTTCTGTTTTGGTCTTGATAGTGGTGTTAGGCCTTTTGGAGTGTCACTGCTAGTTGCTGGATTTGATGATAATGGACCACAATTATATCAGGTgtgtaaacatttattttttgatgtAATTCTTGACATGTTTAAACCCTAGTAAATGGCCATCACTTTGTGATTACATTGCATTGTCTAACCCTTTGTTGTGAACTCGAATTCTGTATGTTTAGCTGTCATATTGTAGACTGTATGTAACAAGTCTAGACTTCAGAACCTCATTCTTTAGTGAAATGAATAAGTGCTCCTTAGATTCCCTAAagactttatattttaatttctatgctATCTTGTTTTGCTTCACCTGAATTAGTTTTGCTTCAAACTGAAAATTGCTCATTGATTTATGTGTGTTCAAATTCAAGTGTGTGCTCAGACAATTGGTTGTCTATATCACTATGCATCTAGACATTTGTGTATTCAATGTGTTTGTACTGGCCTGCTTGGATCTCTTTGTATTATAGTATATTGTAAGAGGTGCAGTTACTCAACTGCACACTCCTAAGTTAGTTCTGTAAGGAAGTAGTTAAGCTACTTATGCCAGCTGTCTATGAAACAgcagatattatatatatatatatatatatatatatatatatatataatataatataatataacagTTTTGTTAGGTGGCTAATAACATTGAgaccctttcttcttcattttctttctctccaTCTAAGTTTTCTTAAGATGGTATCAGAGGGACTGACTCTATCAGAATTGAGAGGCCGAGCATCTGTGGCAGATACTTCGGGGGAATGAGGAACAGTAGAGGGCTTAGATGAACCAGTAGAAGTGTTGGAAGGTGGTGTAGTGACCTGAGGGGATAAAGTTTGATTAACCTGAACAGGCGACACAATGGGTATAGAGGCTGGGGGAAGGGAAGAAGTGGATGATGAAGGTGTAGGATGAACCTGTTCATGACACTCTCCTGAGCCTGGTTCTGCTGAACCAGTTACTGCCCCTGCTGATTCTGGTTCTGTTCCTCAGTCAGATACATCATCCAGTTCTGAACCTACTTCTAGACCTGATATAAGTTTTGCAGTAAACCTCTTGATTCTCACTGGGTGGCAGTTAAGATGATTCTCAGATATCTCAAGGGACATTCATATTGTATCACGACCTTCATCTAAAACCTGCTATATTGTGAGAGGTGCAGTTACTCTAGCTCACAACTCTGTACTTCACTCGAGAACAAAGCATTTGGAGATCTAATGTGTTTTTTGTCAGGGAAAGTTTTGGCCAAACAACTAGTCGTTCAGCATGTTCCAGCCCCAATGGGCAGACACTTTGACTAAACTGCTTTCTCCCACTCGGTTTCTCTACTTAAGGAGCAAACTCAATGTGATTGAACCTTCAAGGTGCAGTTACTCAACTGCACACTTGGGTA is a genomic window containing:
- the LOC100527630 gene encoding N-terminal nucleophile-hydrolase superfamily protein isoform X2, whose product is MSLYQDGQKIVLVQKGLLGHLQMELSLLPRRNCHLYWLMKHHGMGPDFRVLVRKSRKQAEQYHRLYKEPIPVNQLVREVAAVMQEFTQSGGVRPFGVSLLVAGFDDNGPQLYQVDPSGSYFSWKASAMGKNVSNAKTFLEKRYTDDMELDDSVHTAILTLKEGFEGQISGKNIEIGIIGADKNFRVLTPAEIDDYLAEVE